A single Polyodon spathula isolate WHYD16114869_AA chromosome 6, ASM1765450v1, whole genome shotgun sequence DNA region contains:
- the LOC121317247 gene encoding ras-related protein ORAB-1-like, with the protein MTTMNPEYDYLFKLLLIGDSGVGKSCLLLRFADDTYTESYISTIGVDFKIRTIELDGKTIKLQIWDTAGQERFRTITSSYYRGAHGIIVVYDVTDQESFNNVKQWLQEIDRYASENVNKLLVGNKCDLTTKKVVDYTTAKEFADSLGIPFLETSAKNATNVEQAFMTMAAEIKKRMGPGATAGGSEKSNVKIQSTPVKPSSGGCC; encoded by the exons tgattaTTTATTCAAGCTGCTTCTGATTGGTGACTCCGGTGTGGGAAAGTCTTGCCTCCTTCTTCGGTTTGCA GATGATACATACACAGAAAGCTACATTAGCACAATTGGCGTGGACTTTAAAATAAGAACTATAGAATTAGATGGAAAGACGATCAAACTTCAAATT TGGGACACAGCAGGGCAGGAAAGGTTCCGAACGATCACATCCAGTTACTACAGAGGAGCGCATGGCATTATAGTTGTTTATGATGTTACAGACCAA GAGTCTTTCAACAACGTTAAACAGTGGCTACAGGAGATTGACCGTTATGCCAGTGAAAATGTTAACAAGTTATTGGTAGGGAACAAATGTGACCTAACTACAAAGAAGGTTGTGGACTACACAACGGCAAAG GAATTTGCAGACTCTCTCGGAATTCCATTTTTGGAAACTAGTGCAAAGAATGCAACAAATGTAGAACAAGCCTTCATGACAATGGCTGCGGAGATTAAAAAACGAATGGGCCCAGGAGCTACAGCTGGTGGATCAGAGAAGTCCAATGTTAAAATCCAGAGCACTCCAGTCAAGCCTTCTTCTGGAGGCTGCTGCTAA